In one Choloepus didactylus isolate mChoDid1 chromosome 1, mChoDid1.pri, whole genome shotgun sequence genomic region, the following are encoded:
- the FAM131A gene encoding protein FAM131A isoform X2, with product MDLSDKSQSGLGPRVGCGVDRTSSGPLSVLLGICSDPPRLEPVLSPFLSGQPGLARGISQVVKDHVTKPTAMAQGRVAHLIEWKGWSKPSDSPAALESAFSSYSDLSEGEQEARFAAGVAEQFAIAEAKLRAWSSVDGEDSTDDSYDEDFAGGVDTDMAGQLSLGPHLQDLFTGRRFSRPMRQGSVEPESDCSQTVSPDTLCSSLCSLEDGLLGSPARLASQLLGDELLLAKLPPSRESAFRSLGPLEAQDSLYNSPLTESCLSPAEEEPDPCKDCQPLCPPPVGSWERQRQASYVASSGVVSLDEDEAEPEEQ from the exons ATGGACTTGTCAGACAAGTCGCAGAG TGGCCTCGGACCCCGCGTGGGCTGTGGAGTGGATCGAACTTCCTCGGGGCCTCTCTCTGTCCTCCTTGGGATCTGCTCGGACCCTCCGAGGCTGGAGCCGGTCCTCTCGCCCTTCCTCAGTGGACAGCCAGGACTTGCCCGAG GTATTTCCCAGGTGGTGAAGGACCACGTGACCAAGCCCACTGCCATGGCCCAGGGCCGAGTGGCTCACCTCATTGAGTGGAAGGGCTGGAGCAAGCCAAGTGACTCACCTGCTGCCCTGGAATCAGCCTTTTCCTCCTATTCGGACCTTAGTGAGGGTGAACAAGAGGCTCGCTTTGCAGCAG GAGTGGCTGAGCAGTTTGCCATTGCAGAAGCCAAGCTCCGGGCATGGTCTTCGGTGGATGGTGAAGACTCCACGGATGACTCCTATGATGAGGACTTTGCTGGGGGAGTTGACACAG ACATGGCTGGGCAGCTATCCCTCGGGCCCCACCTCCAGGACCTCTTCACTGGCCGGCGCTTCTCCCGGCCCATGCGCCAGGGCTCTGTGGAGCCTGAGAGCGACTGCTCACAGACCGTGTCCCCAGATACCCTGTGCTCTAGTCTGTGCAGTCTGGAGGATGGGTTGCTGGGCTCCCCAGCCCGGCTGGCCTCCCAGCTGCTGGGCGACGAGCTGCTCCTCGCCAAACTGCCCCCTAGCCGGGAAAGTGCCTTCCGCAGCCTGGGCCCATTGGAGGCCCAGGACTCGCTCTACAATTCACCCCTCACGGAGTCCTGCCTTTCCCCTGCCGAGGAGGAGCCAGACCCCTGCAAGGACTGCCAGCCACTCTGCCCGCCACCAGTGGGCAGCTGGGAACGGCAGCGGCAAGCATCCTATGTGGCCTCTTCTGGGGTGGTGTCCTTAGATGAGGATGAGGCAGAGCCAGAGGAACAGTGA
- the FAM131A gene encoding protein FAM131A isoform X1 has protein sequence MPMISVLGKMFLWQREGPGGRWTCQTSRRVASDPAWAVEWIELPRGLSLSSLGSARTLRGWSRSSRPSSVDSQDLPEVNVGDTVAMLPKSRRALTIQEIAALARSSLHGISQVVKDHVTKPTAMAQGRVAHLIEWKGWSKPSDSPAALESAFSSYSDLSEGEQEARFAAGVAEQFAIAEAKLRAWSSVDGEDSTDDSYDEDFAGGVDTDMAGQLSLGPHLQDLFTGRRFSRPMRQGSVEPESDCSQTVSPDTLCSSLCSLEDGLLGSPARLASQLLGDELLLAKLPPSRESAFRSLGPLEAQDSLYNSPLTESCLSPAEEEPDPCKDCQPLCPPPVGSWERQRQASYVASSGVVSLDEDEAEPEEQ, from the exons ATGCCTATGATTTCTGTGCTGGGCAAAATGTTTCTGTGGCAGCGTGAAGGGCCTGGAGGACGATGGACTTGTCAGACAAGTCGCAGAG TGGCCTCGGACCCCGCGTGGGCTGTGGAGTGGATCGAACTTCCTCGGGGCCTCTCTCTGTCCTCCTTGGGATCTGCTCGGACCCTCCGAGGCTGGAGCCGGTCCTCTCGCCCTTCCTCAGTGGACAGCCAGGACTTGCCCGAG GTGAATGTGGGAGACACAGTCGCGATGCTGCCCAAGTCCCGGAGAGCCCTAACCATCCAGGAGATTGCTGCGCTGGCCAGATCCTCCCTGCATG GTATTTCCCAGGTGGTGAAGGACCACGTGACCAAGCCCACTGCCATGGCCCAGGGCCGAGTGGCTCACCTCATTGAGTGGAAGGGCTGGAGCAAGCCAAGTGACTCACCTGCTGCCCTGGAATCAGCCTTTTCCTCCTATTCGGACCTTAGTGAGGGTGAACAAGAGGCTCGCTTTGCAGCAG GAGTGGCTGAGCAGTTTGCCATTGCAGAAGCCAAGCTCCGGGCATGGTCTTCGGTGGATGGTGAAGACTCCACGGATGACTCCTATGATGAGGACTTTGCTGGGGGAGTTGACACAG ACATGGCTGGGCAGCTATCCCTCGGGCCCCACCTCCAGGACCTCTTCACTGGCCGGCGCTTCTCCCGGCCCATGCGCCAGGGCTCTGTGGAGCCTGAGAGCGACTGCTCACAGACCGTGTCCCCAGATACCCTGTGCTCTAGTCTGTGCAGTCTGGAGGATGGGTTGCTGGGCTCCCCAGCCCGGCTGGCCTCCCAGCTGCTGGGCGACGAGCTGCTCCTCGCCAAACTGCCCCCTAGCCGGGAAAGTGCCTTCCGCAGCCTGGGCCCATTGGAGGCCCAGGACTCGCTCTACAATTCACCCCTCACGGAGTCCTGCCTTTCCCCTGCCGAGGAGGAGCCAGACCCCTGCAAGGACTGCCAGCCACTCTGCCCGCCACCAGTGGGCAGCTGGGAACGGCAGCGGCAAGCATCCTATGTGGCCTCTTCTGGGGTGGTGTCCTTAGATGAGGATGAGGCAGAGCCAGAGGAACAGTGA
- the FAM131A gene encoding protein FAM131A isoform X3 has protein sequence MLPKSRRALTIQEIAALARSSLHGISQVVKDHVTKPTAMAQGRVAHLIEWKGWSKPSDSPAALESAFSSYSDLSEGEQEARFAAGVAEQFAIAEAKLRAWSSVDGEDSTDDSYDEDFAGGVDTDMAGQLSLGPHLQDLFTGRRFSRPMRQGSVEPESDCSQTVSPDTLCSSLCSLEDGLLGSPARLASQLLGDELLLAKLPPSRESAFRSLGPLEAQDSLYNSPLTESCLSPAEEEPDPCKDCQPLCPPPVGSWERQRQASYVASSGVVSLDEDEAEPEEQ, from the exons ATGCTGCCCAAGTCCCGGAGAGCCCTAACCATCCAGGAGATTGCTGCGCTGGCCAGATCCTCCCTGCATG GTATTTCCCAGGTGGTGAAGGACCACGTGACCAAGCCCACTGCCATGGCCCAGGGCCGAGTGGCTCACCTCATTGAGTGGAAGGGCTGGAGCAAGCCAAGTGACTCACCTGCTGCCCTGGAATCAGCCTTTTCCTCCTATTCGGACCTTAGTGAGGGTGAACAAGAGGCTCGCTTTGCAGCAG GAGTGGCTGAGCAGTTTGCCATTGCAGAAGCCAAGCTCCGGGCATGGTCTTCGGTGGATGGTGAAGACTCCACGGATGACTCCTATGATGAGGACTTTGCTGGGGGAGTTGACACAG ACATGGCTGGGCAGCTATCCCTCGGGCCCCACCTCCAGGACCTCTTCACTGGCCGGCGCTTCTCCCGGCCCATGCGCCAGGGCTCTGTGGAGCCTGAGAGCGACTGCTCACAGACCGTGTCCCCAGATACCCTGTGCTCTAGTCTGTGCAGTCTGGAGGATGGGTTGCTGGGCTCCCCAGCCCGGCTGGCCTCCCAGCTGCTGGGCGACGAGCTGCTCCTCGCCAAACTGCCCCCTAGCCGGGAAAGTGCCTTCCGCAGCCTGGGCCCATTGGAGGCCCAGGACTCGCTCTACAATTCACCCCTCACGGAGTCCTGCCTTTCCCCTGCCGAGGAGGAGCCAGACCCCTGCAAGGACTGCCAGCCACTCTGCCCGCCACCAGTGGGCAGCTGGGAACGGCAGCGGCAAGCATCCTATGTGGCCTCTTCTGGGGTGGTGTCCTTAGATGAGGATGAGGCAGAGCCAGAGGAACAGTGA